A segment of the Vicinamibacteria bacterium genome:
GTGCTGTTCCCCCACACGAGGCTGTAGGACTGGTTGGGTGCTGCGCTCGAGCTCAACCTCGGCTGCCAGACGTTGGCGAAGGATCGTCCGAACGTCGTGAGCTCGTCCGGGGTGAAGCCGGTATCGGTGAACCCGCCCGATCGCACGACTTTCTCGTCGGTGGGGATGATGGTCGGCAGGGCCCGCGTACCGTCATCGAAGCCGAGGAAATCGGTGTTTCCGCCCGGGTAGGTCTGATGGTTCTCGAACGTCGTCCGGCCGTTGAAGCCATAGCTCAACGAGAAGTCGAAGACCTGGCTGTCGGGAAAGTTCAACGGCTCGATCTCGACGAGCCCCCCGGTGAAGTCCGCCGGCTTGTCCGGCATGTAGGTCTTCTGGACCTGCACGCTCTGGATGAGTCCCGAAGGGAACAGATCGAGAGGAACGACTTTCTTCTCCGGCTCGGTGGTGGGAAGGGTCGCGCCGTTCAGCTGCGTGTTGCTGTATCGCTCACCCAATCCGCGGACGAAGACGTACTGGCCGTCGACGACGGTAAGTCCCGTTACTCGCTGCATGGCCGACGCCGCATTGCTGTCGGCATTTTTTCTCATGTCCTCGGCAGCGAGATTGTCGGAGATGACGACGGCCTTCTTCCGCTCGATGAGCTGCGCTTCGGCGGTGAAGAGCTGCGGAGTTTCGGCCTCAGCCGTTACCGTGACCTCTTCGGTGAAACGCTCCATGCTCACCGGTACGTCCACAGTGATCGTCCGGCCGCGCTCGACCGTGACGGAAACCGTTTTCTCCTGATAGCCAGCGAAGGCGACTTTGAGCTGATACGTCCCCGGGTCGAGCTCGAGAGTATATTTGCCGTCGAGGTCGGTGTAGACCACCGTGTCCGAGTCGACCACCGCGACGGGAGCCATCGGGAGGGTCATGGCATTGAATTCATCGATGACACTGCCCACGACTTTGCCCCGCTCCTGGGCGAAGGAAGCGTTCACCCCCAAGACAATGAAGAACGAGATTAAACCGAGTTTCCTGGAAAGCATTACGTTGAACCTCACATCCGCGCTCATACGCACAGATCATTAAAGCCGACTCGGTCGTACCAAGCGGCCGGACCCCAACAAGCTCAGATAACTATCCGGGAGGGCCTTTGATGAGAGATGAACGTCAAGTTAATTTCGTGTAAACGGGACTCTGACGACGGTTCAGCCGGCGGCCGGCACCAGATGGGGCTGCTTGGGAAGGACGATGGTAAAGGTCGAGCCGGCGCCGAGCTCGCTCTCGAGCTCGATGCGGCCCCCCAGCGATTCGATCAGGTGTTTCGCAATCGACAGACCCAGCCCCGTCCCGCCGACGGCTCGGGACCGCGCGGTGTCGACCCGGTAGAACCGCTCGAAGATCCGGTGCCGGCTCTCCGGTGGAATCCCGATGCCGTTGTCGGCGATAGAGATCCGGATGGAATCGTCACTGGTGGAGGCGGTTACCCGAATCGTGCCTCCCGGGGGCGTGTACTGGATCGCGTTGTCGAGGAGGTTTTGCAGCACCTCGGAGAGCCAGTCGGAATCGGCATTCACGGGGGGCATCGCGCCCGGAAGATCCACGTGCACCTCGATGCCCTTGGGCTGGGCCTTGAGGCGGCTCGTCTCGACGAGGGACTCGACCAGCCGCGCCATGTCCAAGGACTCGATCCGGGGCTCCATCTTGCCCGATTCGATATGGGAGAGCTTGAGCAGATCGTCGGTGAGTCGACCGATCCGAATGGCATGATCGCGAACGATCTCGAGGAACTTCCGACTGTGCTGAGGGTCTTCCATCGCCCCGGCGAGAAGCGTTTCCGCGAACCCTTGAATGGCGGTCAATGGGGTCTTGAGCTCGTGTGAGACGTTGGCCACGAAGTCCCGACGCACCCGTTCGAGACGATGGATCTCGGTGACGTCGAGAAGCACGAGAACCGCCCCAGTTTTCCTTATGGGTGGACCTTCGGAAACCGGAGCCGCGCGCGCCAGCAACTGCCGCGGGGGTATCGTTCCACCGACCGTGATCGAGGCCTCGGCACGCTCGTGCTGTTCGATCGCTCTGCGAACCAGCTCGGTGAGCTCCGTTTCCTTGATCGCTTCCGCGATCGCGACGCCACGGTACGCTTCCCAGCTGTCGATCGGAAGCCCCAGCGAACGCCGGAACGCACGGTTGAGATAGAGGATGCGCTCGTCGGGGCCGACCACGGCCACGCCCTCGGACATGCTGGAAAGAATCGTGGCCGACTGGTTCCGTTCCTCCCGCATCGATCGGATCGAAGTTTCGAGACGCATGGCGGTCTCGTTCATCGAGGCCGCGAGCTCGGTCAATTCGTCGCCGACGCCGTCCAGCGGCGCCGGAGTGAAGTCGCCTTCCGCGACTCGCTTCGAGAGCTCTTGAAGCCGGGCCACTCTCGCCGAGAGGAGACGGGAGAACACCAGAGACGCCAACCCCACCACGACCAGCAGGGCCACGGACACCATCCCCACCGGACGGCGCACCTCGGCGATGGCATCCTCGATGCGATAGACCGACTCCGCGATCCGGAGAACGACGGGAGGATCGCGACCCCATTCGTAGCGCACCGCGAGATAGACGAGGTCCCGCCGAACGGTGTTGCTGTAACGGTTCGACGTCCCCCGCCCCGAGCGAAACGCCTCGACGATCTCCGGCCGGCCAGCGTGGTTCTCCATCTTGTGAAAATCCTCGTCGGAGTCGGAGAGGACGGTTCCATCGCGCGCGATCACGGTGACCCGGGCCCCACCCAGGGAGAGCCACTCCGTCCATTCGGCCAGCGCTCGAGGGTCCTCCATATCGGGAGGACGGGTCTCGGCGAGGCGCACGAAGGACTCGAGCTTCTCGATGCTGGAGCCAAGCAAGTGCTCCTCGACCACACGGCCGGTGTAGAAGTAGAGGATCGAAAAAGCGAGGAGCAGGAGCGAGAGGAAAGTGAGCCCGAGCTTCCAGAAGAGCTTACGACGCACCGGTTTCGAAAGAATAACCCGCACCGCGCAAGGTTTTCAGAAACTGGGGCTTGACCGGGTCCACTTCGATCTTCTCCCGCAAACGGCGAATGTAGACGTCGACGCTTCGGGGCGTGACGAAACGCTCGCTCCCCCAAACGGCATCGAGGAGGTGGTCGCGAGTCAAAACGCGGTTGGGCCGCGACGCGAGATAGTGAAGCAGGCGAAACTCGAGAGCGGTGAGCTGGATGGCCTCGCCGCCGCGCTGAACGCGATAGGAGCTCGGGTCGATCGTGAGCGGCCCGATCGAAAGCACGTCCTTCGTTTCGTCTTTGTCTTTCTCACGCTCGGCTCGCCGGAGAAGTGCCTTCACGCGAGCGACCATTTCCCGCACGCTAAAAGGCTTCGTAACGTAGTCATCCGCCCCGAGCTCGAGACCCAGGATGCGGTCGGTCTCCTCGCCGCGCGCCGTGAGCACGATCACGGGAAGGGTATCTAGCCTGTCGTCTTTTCGAATTTCCTTGCAAACCTCGAGCCCCGAGAGCTGGGGCAACATGAGGTCGAGTATGAGCAGGTCGGCGTTCCCCTGGCGGAGGAGCTCGAGACCCGACTTGCCATCACCGGCGGAGGAAACCTCGAAATCCTCTTTCTCGAGGTTGTAGCGAAGGAGCTCGACGATATCCGGGTCGTCTTCGATGACCAGAATCCGTTTCATTCTTGTTGTTCCGTGTCGATGATCGAACCATAGCGACAAAACGACGCCGGACGCAAGCGGAAATCATCGACGATTTTTGCGATGCCCTCCTCCCTTGCTCGGCCTCGAGCGCTTCGGCGCTCGCTTCTTTGGAGTCGGCTCGATACCCTCGATGGCAAAATCGATCTGGCGATGATTCAGGTCGACGCGGGCCACCTTGACGTCTACCCGGTCGCCGAGTCGAAACACGCGC
Coding sequences within it:
- a CDS encoding ATP-binding protein translates to MRRKLFWKLGLTFLSLLLLAFSILYFYTGRVVEEHLLGSSIEKLESFVRLAETRPPDMEDPRALAEWTEWLSLGGARVTVIARDGTVLSDSDEDFHKMENHAGRPEIVEAFRSGRGTSNRYSNTVRRDLVYLAVRYEWGRDPPVVLRIAESVYRIEDAIAEVRRPVGMVSVALLVVVGLASLVFSRLLSARVARLQELSKRVAEGDFTPAPLDGVGDELTELAASMNETAMRLETSIRSMREERNQSATILSSMSEGVAVVGPDERILYLNRAFRRSLGLPIDSWEAYRGVAIAEAIKETELTELVRRAIEQHERAEASITVGGTIPPRQLLARAAPVSEGPPIRKTGAVLVLLDVTEIHRLERVRRDFVANVSHELKTPLTAIQGFAETLLAGAMEDPQHSRKFLEIVRDHAIRIGRLTDDLLKLSHIESGKMEPRIESLDMARLVESLVETSRLKAQPKGIEVHVDLPGAMPPVNADSDWLSEVLQNLLDNAIQYTPPGGTIRVTASTSDDSIRISIADNGIGIPPESRHRIFERFYRVDTARSRAVGGTGLGLSIAKHLIESLGGRIELESELGAGSTFTIVLPKQPHLVPAAG
- a CDS encoding response regulator transcription factor, translating into MKRILVIEDDPDIVELLRYNLEKEDFEVSSAGDGKSGLELLRQGNADLLILDLMLPQLSGLEVCKEIRKDDRLDTLPVIVLTARGEETDRILGLELGADDYVTKPFSVREMVARVKALLRRAEREKDKDETKDVLSIGPLTIDPSSYRVQRGGEAIQLTALEFRLLHYLASRPNRVLTRDHLLDAVWGSERFVTPRSVDVYIRRLREKIEVDPVKPQFLKTLRGAGYSFETGAS